One window of Candidatus Nitrospira kreftii genomic DNA carries:
- a CDS encoding hypothetical protein (conserved exported protein of unknown function): MKMRSILGAVSIFVLAVTPVFAEESLEERVKRLEDALQKAQERESRAVQGESSSTKQYPVPAGPITDIAVGRPGEEKTSLGFGSTGSGKLVYAKPFLSAPKAVLGGYVDMGYNILSRQNLDNPSRNTFGHQRLVPYIYADITDRVKFAAEIELERGGTDAPQGNGEFKIEFAQMDYLVNEMINLRGGVLLMPVGKFNLLHDTPLNDLVDRPMVSRIIIPSTWFESGAGIYGTLYPTTLSKIDYELYAVNGVSSTAGAITDLGVRSARGSISRDRDDNKGVVGRVAFSPMLGIEVATSGYHSQFRPSTGTVGQSALNLFAVDWTLQRGPFELIGESAWAWISNNGATGVAGSAVGPGKMFGYYVQGNYHFMPEILKRVAPSHFSDASTFTFTVRWEQVDTDTDNRTLGGGNTLGNRRELDRLTVGLNFRPIEDTVFKINWQHNAQNGALGLTPAGDLGAANSPLDGDGFLFQAATYF, translated from the coding sequence ATGAAGATGCGGTCAATCCTCGGGGCTGTTTCGATCTTCGTACTGGCAGTGACGCCAGTCTTTGCAGAAGAGAGCCTTGAGGAACGAGTGAAGAGACTTGAAGATGCGTTACAGAAAGCCCAGGAACGAGAATCCCGCGCAGTTCAAGGGGAAAGTTCATCCACGAAACAATACCCAGTGCCCGCTGGGCCTATAACCGACATTGCAGTCGGACGCCCAGGAGAGGAAAAGACCTCTCTCGGGTTCGGTTCCACAGGGTCAGGAAAACTGGTCTATGCCAAACCCTTCTTGAGCGCGCCCAAAGCGGTGCTCGGAGGCTATGTTGATATGGGGTACAACATTCTTTCTCGCCAAAACCTCGATAATCCGAGCCGCAACACATTTGGCCACCAGCGACTGGTGCCGTACATCTATGCGGACATCACCGATCGGGTAAAATTCGCGGCTGAGATCGAGCTCGAGCGTGGAGGCACCGATGCGCCACAGGGAAACGGCGAGTTTAAGATTGAATTCGCCCAAATGGATTATTTGGTCAATGAAATGATCAATCTCCGTGGTGGAGTTCTGCTCATGCCGGTCGGCAAATTCAACTTGTTGCACGATACGCCTTTGAACGACCTGGTCGATCGCCCGATGGTCTCTCGGATCATCATCCCCAGCACCTGGTTTGAGTCTGGAGCCGGAATCTACGGCACGTTGTATCCGACTACGCTTTCGAAGATCGACTACGAACTGTATGCAGTCAACGGCGTGAGCTCGACGGCAGGGGCCATTACGGATCTAGGCGTTCGTAGCGCGCGAGGAAGCATCTCGCGAGATCGGGATGACAACAAAGGTGTAGTCGGCCGTGTGGCGTTCAGCCCCATGCTCGGAATTGAAGTCGCGACGTCCGGCTACCACAGCCAGTTTCGGCCCTCCACGGGAACCGTTGGCCAAAGTGCCCTGAATCTCTTCGCGGTGGATTGGACGCTCCAGCGGGGCCCCTTCGAGTTGATCGGGGAATCCGCCTGGGCCTGGATCAGCAACAACGGCGCGACCGGCGTGGCAGGGAGCGCGGTCGGGCCGGGTAAAATGTTCGGGTATTATGTCCAAGGAAACTATCACTTCATGCCGGAAATACTGAAAAGAGTGGCCCCTAGCCACTTCTCAGATGCGTCGACTTTCACGTTCACCGTTCGCTGGGAGCAGGTCGACACGGATACGGACAATCGGACCCTAGGTGGAGGAAACACACTGGGCAATCGGCGAGAATTAGACCGGTTGACGGTCGGCTTGAACTTCAGGCCGATCGAAGATACGGTCTTCAAAATCAACTGGCAACATAACGCTCAGAATGGCGCGCTGGGATTAACACCCGCGGGAGACTTGGGCGCGGCCAACAGTCCGCTGGATGGAGACGGATTCCTGTTCCAAGCAGCAACCTATTTCTAA
- a CDS encoding hypothetical protein (conserved protein of unknown function) produces the protein MKKLLKLRIRILPLFLLGGLAGCALMNGMQERVSTCNYDHAWEAALEAVKDRSTDTKNKEDGLIVTQWLEIPMPGRTYGVFRRDVGNSRDRSRLTLKVKRLNDVTRISFVEERQSWVFRGGSRLFGWAPTDPSEEMMRDIQKRLDTKLQEHGCAVT, from the coding sequence ATGAAGAAGCTTCTGAAGCTCCGCATACGTATTCTTCCACTTTTTTTGCTCGGAGGCCTAGCCGGTTGTGCTTTGATGAACGGGATGCAAGAGCGCGTCTCCACGTGCAACTATGATCATGCTTGGGAAGCGGCATTGGAGGCTGTTAAAGACCGCTCGACCGACACCAAGAACAAAGAAGACGGATTGATTGTCACTCAGTGGCTCGAAATTCCGATGCCGGGAAGAACTTATGGGGTTTTTCGGAGAGATGTTGGAAACAGTAGGGACCGATCTCGTCTCACCCTGAAGGTAAAACGGTTGAATGATGTCACAAGGATTTCCTTCGTCGAAGAACGACAGAGTTGGGTGTTTCGTGGAGGATCGCGTCTCTTCGGTTGGGCTCCCACAGACCCCTCTGAGGAGATGATGCGAGACATCCAGAAACGCCTTGATACCAAACTGCAGGAGCATGGATGCGCAGTCACGTAA